Proteins co-encoded in one Bradyrhizobium sp. 170 genomic window:
- the ugpC gene encoding sn-glycerol-3-phosphate ABC transporter ATP-binding protein UgpC, protein MAAITLSKLNKHYGSLFHAVKDVDLEIADKEFVALVGPSGCGKSTTLRMIAGLEDITSGDIRIGDRLVNNLPPRDRDIAMVFQNYALYQHMSVYDNLAFGLRNKKTAEAEIKAAIDRAAGMLGLHELLQRKPKQLSGGQQQRVALGRCIVRNPQVFLFDEPLSNLDAKLRAQMRIEIKRLHAAIPTTSVFVTHDQVEAMTLGDRVVIMRDGRVQQIGTPLQVYGKPANKFVAGFIGAPAMNFIDVSVRSAAGVTSVEAEGLRLTVGPADASALVAHSGRRVILGMRPEHLVLGNGAPGLGFDARVEVVEQLGSEILLETRVGGASVTAARVPAETAIARGDQVRLSALAGRLHFFDPETELPISS, encoded by the coding sequence ATGGCAGCGATCACACTCAGCAAGCTCAACAAGCATTATGGCTCGCTGTTCCACGCCGTAAAGGACGTCGATCTCGAGATTGCCGACAAGGAGTTCGTGGCGCTGGTTGGCCCATCCGGCTGCGGCAAGTCCACGACGCTGCGCATGATTGCGGGGCTGGAGGACATCACCAGCGGCGACATCCGCATCGGCGACCGGCTGGTGAACAATCTGCCGCCGCGCGACCGCGACATCGCGATGGTGTTCCAGAACTACGCGCTCTACCAGCATATGAGCGTCTACGACAATCTGGCTTTCGGCCTGCGCAACAAGAAAACGGCGGAGGCCGAGATCAAGGCGGCGATCGACCGGGCCGCCGGCATGCTCGGGCTGCACGAATTGTTGCAGCGCAAGCCGAAACAATTGTCCGGCGGCCAGCAGCAGCGCGTCGCGCTCGGCCGCTGCATCGTGCGCAACCCGCAGGTGTTCTTGTTCGATGAGCCGCTGTCTAACCTGGATGCCAAGCTGCGCGCGCAGATGCGCATCGAGATCAAGCGTCTGCATGCGGCGATTCCGACCACGTCGGTGTTCGTAACCCACGACCAGGTCGAGGCCATGACCCTCGGCGACCGTGTCGTGATCATGCGCGACGGGAGGGTTCAGCAGATCGGCACGCCGCTGCAGGTCTACGGCAAGCCGGCCAACAAGTTTGTCGCGGGTTTCATCGGCGCGCCTGCGATGAATTTTATCGACGTCAGCGTGCGCAGTGCAGCGGGTGTGACGTCAGTCGAGGCAGAAGGCCTGCGGCTCACGGTCGGGCCTGCGGACGCGTCGGCGCTCGTAGCCCACAGCGGTCGCCGCGTGATCCTGGGCATGCGGCCGGAGCACCTCGTGCTCGGCAATGGCGCCCCGGGCCTTGGTTTCGACGCCCGCGTCGAGGTCGTCGAACAGCTCGGCTCCGAGATCTTGCTGGAGACGAGGGTAGGCGGCGCCAGCGTCACCGCCGCCCGCGTGCCTGCGGAAACCGCCATCGCGCGCGGCGATCAAGTCCGCCTTTCGGCGCTGGCCGGCCGTCTGCATTTCTTCGATCCCGAGACCGAGCTGCCGATTTCGAGCTAA
- a CDS encoding RDD family protein — MSYSGSGNTGGGASGGSSNAGGAWRNDGGVPPHAFDPDLQPELFRGVLTRRVFAFLIDLIVLSVPVILGYIFIFLFGIVTLTLGWMLFWLAWPATIVWAIVYYGASIGGPHSATMGMRAMDLEVRTWYGAPGYFVLGACHAVLYWVSISFLTPLVLLVGLFNGRRRLLHDIILGTVVINSSVRTQVAPTARSSY; from the coding sequence ATGTCTTATAGCGGCTCTGGCAATACCGGCGGCGGCGCTTCTGGCGGCTCTTCAAATGCTGGCGGCGCCTGGCGGAACGACGGCGGGGTGCCGCCGCATGCGTTCGATCCCGACCTGCAGCCGGAACTGTTTCGCGGCGTGCTGACGCGGCGGGTGTTTGCGTTCCTGATCGACCTCATCGTGCTGTCGGTGCCCGTCATCCTTGGCTACATCTTCATCTTCCTGTTCGGCATCGTTACGCTGACATTGGGCTGGATGCTGTTCTGGCTGGCGTGGCCGGCCACTATCGTATGGGCGATCGTCTATTACGGCGCCTCGATCGGCGGCCCGCATTCGGCTACCATGGGCATGCGCGCGATGGACCTGGAGGTGCGCACCTGGTACGGCGCACCGGGCTATTTCGTGCTCGGCGCCTGCCATGCCGTGCTGTACTGGGTCTCGATCTCGTTCCTGACGCCGCTGGTGCTGCTGGTCGGCCTGTTCAACGGCCGCCGCCGGCTGCTGCACGACATCATCCTGGGAACCGTGGTCATCAACAGCTCGGTTCGTACCCAGGTAGCGCCTACGGCCCGCAGCAGCTACTGA
- a CDS encoding arginyltransferase translates to MTQHSRDTPQFYLTAPSPCPYLPGRHERKVFTHLVGDKAGDLNDLLTHGGFRRSQSIAYRPACDQCRACVSVRVIANEFRPSRNFKKVLARNADIVGEQRSAVPTSEQYSVFRAYLDRRHRHGGMADMTVLDYAMMVEDSHVETRIIEYRKRGVDTGITGRGEELIAVALTDVLSDGLSMVYSFFEPSQQSRSLGTFMILDHITRARRLGLPYVYLGYWIEGSKKMDYKGRFLPQQRLAPSGWLRVDASGEMLSEPQD, encoded by the coding sequence GTGACCCAGCACTCGCGTGACACCCCGCAATTCTACCTGACGGCGCCCTCGCCCTGCCCCTACCTGCCGGGCCGGCACGAGCGCAAGGTGTTCACGCATCTGGTCGGCGACAAGGCCGGCGACCTCAACGACCTCCTGACCCATGGCGGCTTCCGCCGCAGCCAGTCGATCGCCTACCGCCCGGCCTGCGACCAGTGCCGCGCCTGCGTTTCCGTGCGCGTGATCGCCAACGAATTCCGCCCCTCGCGCAATTTCAAGAAGGTTCTGGCGCGTAATGCCGACATCGTCGGCGAGCAGCGCAGCGCGGTGCCGACGTCGGAGCAGTATTCGGTATTCCGCGCCTATCTCGACAGGCGCCACCGCCACGGCGGCATGGCCGACATGACCGTGCTCGACTACGCGATGATGGTGGAAGACAGCCATGTCGAGACCCGCATCATCGAATACCGCAAGCGTGGCGTCGATACCGGCATCACCGGGCGCGGCGAGGAACTGATCGCGGTGGCGCTGACGGACGTGCTCAGCGACGGACTGTCGATGGTGTATTCGTTCTTCGAGCCGTCGCAGCAGAGCCGCTCGCTCGGCACCTTCATGATCCTCGACCACATCACCCGCGCTCGCCGGCTCGGGCTGCCTTATGTCTATCTCGGCTACTGGATCGAGGGCTCCAAGAAGATGGACTACAAGGGCCGCTTCCTGCCGCAGCAGCGGCTGGCACCGTCAGGCTGGCTGCGGGTCGACGCATCGGGCGAAATGCTGTCCGAGCCGCAGGATTAG
- a CDS encoding adenylate/guanylate cyclase domain-containing protein, producing the protein MDVAIPANEPERFEALTSYAILDTLPEIGFDEITELAAQICDCPAALVSFIDPSRQWIKAKYGLPAELSECPREISVCKVTICNNDILYVPDLLNDERFNTSPLVTGGLKLRFYCGVPLITQDGYALGTLCVVDFKSRELSFEQREALRRLSRQTMVHLELRRQLIERNEMLRQLELARDRAVAEKGESERLLLNILPPSIAAELKASQRVQPRFFDSASVIFIDFSGFTRIVETMEPASVIDQLDQHFTRFDDIMAKHRLEKLKTIGDAYLAVGGVPEHNRSHPIDAALCALQILDHLTKLNRQREKLHLPAWLARIGINTGPVIAGVVGKHKFTYDIWGNTVNVAERVEAAGVPGRITISEATWQHIKGRFETEPRGAVEVKHKGLVNMYFLNRVKPELSSDPAGTMPNDRFWNQEREAH; encoded by the coding sequence ATGGACGTAGCGATCCCAGCCAATGAGCCTGAACGGTTTGAAGCGCTGACAAGCTATGCCATCCTCGACACGCTTCCTGAAATTGGATTCGACGAAATCACCGAACTTGCAGCGCAAATCTGTGACTGCCCGGCCGCTCTGGTCAGCTTCATCGACCCATCGCGCCAATGGATCAAAGCAAAATACGGACTTCCGGCAGAGCTTTCCGAATGTCCCCGGGAAATTTCGGTTTGCAAGGTCACAATCTGCAACAACGACATCCTCTACGTTCCCGACCTCCTGAACGATGAACGATTTAATACCAGCCCACTTGTGACGGGCGGTTTGAAGCTGCGTTTTTATTGTGGTGTCCCGCTCATTACCCAAGATGGCTATGCCTTGGGCACGTTGTGCGTGGTTGACTTCAAGTCGCGCGAACTCAGTTTCGAGCAGCGGGAAGCCTTACGGCGACTATCACGGCAAACTATGGTGCACTTGGAACTGCGTCGGCAGTTGATCGAGCGCAACGAGATGCTGCGCCAGTTGGAGCTGGCGCGCGATCGAGCAGTAGCCGAGAAAGGTGAATCGGAGCGACTGCTCCTGAACATTCTGCCGCCATCCATCGCAGCCGAGCTCAAGGCGAGCCAGCGCGTTCAGCCGCGCTTCTTCGACTCTGCGAGCGTGATCTTTATCGATTTCAGCGGGTTCACCCGCATCGTAGAAACAATGGAGCCGGCGAGCGTCATCGATCAGCTTGACCAGCACTTCACCCGGTTCGACGATATCATGGCAAAGCATCGCCTGGAAAAGCTCAAGACGATCGGCGATGCTTATCTCGCCGTGGGCGGCGTGCCGGAGCACAATCGCTCGCATCCGATCGACGCCGCGTTATGCGCGCTGCAGATACTCGATCACCTGACCAAGCTGAACCGGCAACGGGAGAAGCTGCACCTGCCGGCCTGGCTGGCGAGGATCGGAATCAATACCGGACCAGTTATTGCCGGTGTCGTCGGCAAACACAAATTTACCTACGATATCTGGGGTAACACGGTGAACGTTGCGGAGCGTGTCGAAGCCGCCGGCGTTCCGGGCCGCATCACTATTTCCGAAGCGACCTGGCAGCACATCAAGGGACGATTTGAAACGGAGCCCCGCGGCGCCGTGGAGGTGAAGCACAAAGGTCTGGTGAATATGTACTTCCTTAATCGCGTCAAACCCGAATTGTCCTCTGATCCAGCCGGGACTATGCCGAACGACCGATTTTGGAACCAGGAACGAGAGGCTCACTAA
- a CDS encoding sugar ABC transporter permease has protein sequence MSASRRPMFGEQQRFVLLLIAPAALLLLLFQVVPIVIGANASFRNWALYNPKKTWIGFDHYVAVITDPAFLYVVLPNTFLFMVLSVAGALAAGLMLALLLNRPFRGQKLVQTILLVPLMVAPVVAAIMIRWIFNDQFGIVNVVLEAIGLEGQPWLVQRWSAFGIILLTDIWLWTPWFTLLLLAGLQSLPKEPFEAAAIDGTTTWRVFRFLTLPMLRPVIVVCVVIRAIDAFRTFDIVWTLTGGGPGRSTELFSLYAYVHAFLNLDLGRGSAAAIIGGLIILVIGVALYRLVDRIAKA, from the coding sequence TTGTCGGCATCGCGGCGTCCCATGTTCGGCGAGCAACAGCGGTTCGTGCTGCTTCTGATCGCGCCGGCTGCGCTGCTGCTGCTGCTGTTCCAGGTCGTGCCGATCGTGATCGGCGCCAATGCCAGCTTTCGCAACTGGGCGCTCTACAATCCCAAAAAGACCTGGATCGGCTTCGACCACTATGTGGCCGTGATAACGGATCCGGCGTTCCTTTACGTGGTGCTGCCGAACACCTTCCTGTTCATGGTGCTCAGCGTCGCCGGCGCGCTGGCGGCGGGGCTCATGCTGGCGCTGCTGCTCAACCGTCCATTCCGCGGACAGAAGCTGGTGCAGACGATCCTGCTGGTGCCGCTGATGGTGGCCCCGGTCGTCGCCGCGATCATGATCCGCTGGATCTTCAACGACCAGTTCGGCATCGTCAACGTGGTGCTGGAAGCAATCGGCCTCGAAGGGCAACCCTGGCTGGTGCAGCGCTGGAGCGCCTTCGGCATCATCCTTCTGACCGATATCTGGTTGTGGACGCCGTGGTTCACGCTGCTGCTGCTGGCGGGCCTGCAAAGCCTGCCGAAGGAGCCGTTCGAGGCGGCTGCCATCGACGGCACCACCACCTGGCGGGTATTTCGTTTCCTGACGCTGCCGATGCTGCGCCCGGTGATCGTGGTGTGCGTGGTGATCCGCGCCATCGATGCCTTCCGCACCTTCGACATCGTGTGGACGCTGACCGGCGGCGGGCCCGGACGCTCGACAGAATTGTTCAGCCTCTATGCCTATGTCCACGCCTTCCTCAACCTCGACCTTGGCCGCGGTTCGGCAGCCGCCATCATCGGCGGGCTCATCATCCTCGTGATCGGCGTGGCGCTCTATCGCCTCGTCGACCGCATCGCAAAGGCCTGA
- the hemB gene encoding porphobilinogen synthase has translation MAIKFGRPIEMRDAPRRQTALASTPLDLAIRPRRNRKAEWARRLVRENVLTTDDLIWPMFVVDGNNARTPVASMPGVDRLTVDRAVRDAERAMKLDIPCIALFPYTDPSLRDETGSEALNPNNLVCQSVRAIKKEFPELGVLCDVALDPFTSHGHDGLIEDGKILNDETVAVLVRQALVQAEAGCDIIAPSDMMDGRVGAIREALDEAGFLDVQIMSYAAKYASAFYGPFRDAIGSAKTLTGDKRTYQMDSANSDEALREVELDIAEGADMVMVKPGMPYLDIVRRVKDTFAMPTFVYQVSGEYAMIAGAANNGWIDGDRAMMESLLGFKRAGADGILTYFAPKAAEKIKAGS, from the coding sequence ATGGCGATCAAATTCGGGCGTCCGATCGAAATGCGCGACGCGCCGCGGCGGCAGACCGCCCTCGCCTCGACCCCGCTCGACCTGGCCATTCGCCCCCGCCGCAACCGCAAGGCGGAATGGGCGCGGCGGCTGGTGCGCGAAAACGTGCTGACTACAGATGATCTGATCTGGCCGATGTTCGTGGTCGATGGAAACAATGCGCGCACGCCGGTGGCCTCGATGCCCGGCGTCGACCGCCTCACCGTCGATCGGGCGGTGCGCGATGCCGAGCGCGCGATGAAGCTCGACATCCCCTGCATCGCGCTGTTCCCCTATACCGATCCGTCCTTGCGCGACGAGACCGGTTCCGAAGCGCTCAACCCGAACAATCTGGTCTGCCAGTCGGTGCGCGCGATCAAGAAGGAGTTTCCTGAGCTCGGCGTTCTCTGCGACGTGGCGCTGGATCCCTTCACCAGCCACGGCCATGACGGGTTGATCGAGGATGGCAAAATCCTCAACGACGAGACAGTGGCGGTGCTGGTGCGGCAGGCGCTGGTGCAGGCCGAGGCCGGCTGCGACATCATCGCGCCCTCCGACATGATGGATGGCCGCGTCGGCGCGATCCGCGAGGCGCTGGATGAGGCAGGTTTTCTCGACGTGCAGATCATGTCCTACGCGGCAAAATACGCGTCCGCTTTCTACGGCCCGTTCCGCGACGCCATCGGCTCGGCGAAAACGCTGACCGGCGACAAGCGCACCTACCAGATGGACAGCGCCAATTCCGACGAAGCGTTGCGCGAGGTCGAACTCGATATCGCCGAAGGCGCCGACATGGTGATGGTGAAACCCGGCATGCCCTATCTCGACATCGTGCGCCGCGTGAAGGACACGTTTGCGATGCCGACCTTCGTCTACCAGGTGTCCGGCGAATACGCGATGATTGCTGGAGCCGCTAATAACGGCTGGATCGACGGCGACCGCGCGATGATGGAAAGCCTGCTCGGCTTCAAGCGCGCCGGCGCGGACGGGATCTTGACGTACTTTGCGCCGAAGGCCGCGGAGAAGATCAAGGCCGGTTCGTAG
- a CDS encoding MarR family winged helix-turn-helix transcriptional regulator, whose amino-acid sequence MIKAVATAVETAERSAGQAPVQPLYLEALTLVERLHRRLLDVIKDEFDRRGRADINSVQALLLYNIGDKELTAGELRTRGYYLGSNVSYNLKKLVELGFLDHQRSRVDRRSVRIRLTAQGQEIRKIVDALYQKHVKTVEQVGGISNEEFATLNKSLHRLERFWTDQILYRL is encoded by the coding sequence ATGATCAAAGCCGTTGCAACGGCGGTGGAAACCGCTGAACGCTCTGCCGGTCAAGCTCCGGTGCAGCCGCTCTATCTGGAAGCGTTGACTTTGGTGGAGCGGCTTCACCGCCGGCTGCTCGACGTCATCAAGGACGAATTCGATCGCCGCGGCCGCGCCGACATCAATTCGGTGCAGGCATTGCTGCTCTATAACATCGGCGACAAGGAGCTGACCGCGGGCGAGCTGCGCACGCGCGGTTACTATCTCGGCTCCAACGTCTCCTATAACCTGAAGAAGCTCGTCGAGCTCGGCTTCCTCGATCATCAGCGCTCCCGCGTCGATCGCCGCTCGGTCCGCATCCGCCTGACGGCGCAGGGCCAGGAAATCCGCAAGATCGTCGATGCGCTCTACCAGAAGCACGTCAAGACGGTGGAGCAGGTCGGCGGCATCTCGAACGAGGAGTTCGCGACGCTGAACAAGTCGCTGCACCGCCTCGAGCGGTTCTGGACCGACCAGATCCTGTATCGGCTCTGA
- a CDS encoding DUF6152 family protein: MTSVSRRVFLSLAAALAPASAIAHHGWGGYDTSKSFTVTGKILKSTFENPHCEIEMEVDGKHWHFILAPPSRMQARGATADLIAPGKTCTVFGYPHTSKPDEARIEYIVLDGKRIELR; the protein is encoded by the coding sequence ATGACATCAGTTTCCCGTCGTGTGTTCCTGTCGCTTGCGGCTGCCCTTGCGCCGGCCTCGGCCATCGCCCATCACGGCTGGGGCGGATACGATACGTCGAAGTCGTTCACCGTCACCGGCAAGATCCTGAAATCGACCTTCGAGAACCCGCACTGCGAGATCGAGATGGAGGTCGACGGCAAGCACTGGCACTTCATTCTTGCGCCGCCGTCGCGCATGCAGGCGCGAGGCGCTACCGCCGACTTGATCGCGCCCGGCAAGACCTGCACGGTGTTCGGCTATCCCCATACCAGCAAGCCGGATGAGGCGCGGATTGAATACATCGTGCTCGACGGCAAGCGCATCGAATTGCGGTAG
- a CDS encoding extracellular solute-binding protein: MQGLARWFVAATAALVAATGGAAAQVKELRIGYQPSPIQDASIAMFEAWGAKNGVKIVKVPNSYGVYVEKMTASLTSNSDQYDVIWHNDDWGQTWAHLLEPMDDVAANKFADKWSMAPVVFANAQGQNTVVPMGQTFSVFFYRSDLVKPEEVPKTLAELVTASKKLQADGKVKFGYVGGMSMNNSWFSWFWSMWGNNCDVLLPPYERENAKLAAAGWKSSMTEPCMQQTVEYWWDAINTHKIVPRGMPAYDRNEANAVFMSGDAAFTVADSLWWGTFNDPAKSKIAGKVAATRFPLGPNRARPFAWDDIWGWAIPKSIAPERKKLAKEMLEAMMLDKEGQKKLFKATGAPPPNTEFWAEIAAEDSFMKLLKESVLDSPDKVRGAYYFPQWPAVHKAFNDTVTKAVTGKREDIAKVLAEGAPLVSKAAQ, translated from the coding sequence ATGCAGGGACTGGCGAGATGGTTCGTGGCGGCGACCGCGGCCTTGGTGGCTGCGACCGGCGGCGCCGCCGCACAGGTGAAAGAGCTGCGGATCGGCTACCAGCCGAGCCCGATCCAGGACGCCTCGATTGCGATGTTCGAGGCCTGGGGCGCCAAGAACGGCGTCAAGATCGTCAAAGTGCCGAATTCCTACGGCGTCTATGTCGAGAAGATGACGGCATCGCTGACCTCGAACTCGGATCAGTACGACGTGATCTGGCACAATGACGATTGGGGGCAGACCTGGGCGCATTTGCTGGAGCCGATGGACGACGTCGCGGCCAACAAATTTGCCGATAAGTGGAGCATGGCGCCGGTGGTGTTCGCCAACGCGCAGGGCCAGAACACGGTCGTGCCGATGGGACAGACCTTCAGCGTGTTCTTCTATCGCTCCGACCTGGTGAAGCCGGAGGAAGTGCCGAAGACGCTGGCCGAACTCGTCACCGCGAGCAAGAAGCTGCAGGCGGACGGCAAGGTCAAGTTCGGCTATGTCGGTGGCATGTCGATGAACAACAGCTGGTTCAGCTGGTTCTGGTCGATGTGGGGCAACAATTGCGACGTGCTGCTGCCGCCCTATGAGCGCGAGAATGCGAAGCTCGCCGCGGCCGGCTGGAAATCCAGCATGACCGAGCCGTGCATGCAGCAGACCGTCGAATATTGGTGGGATGCGATCAACACCCACAAGATCGTGCCGCGCGGCATGCCGGCTTACGACCGCAACGAAGCCAACGCCGTATTCATGTCGGGCGACGCGGCATTCACCGTCGCGGACTCGCTGTGGTGGGGCACGTTCAACGATCCGGCCAAGTCGAAAATCGCCGGCAAGGTGGCCGCCACGCGCTTCCCGCTCGGTCCCAACCGGGCCAGGCCGTTCGCCTGGGACGATATCTGGGGCTGGGCGATCCCGAAATCGATCGCGCCGGAGCGCAAGAAGCTCGCCAAAGAGATGCTGGAAGCCATGATGCTCGACAAGGAAGGCCAGAAGAAGCTGTTCAAGGCGACCGGCGCGCCGCCGCCCAACACCGAGTTCTGGGCGGAAATCGCGGCGGAAGATTCGTTCATGAAGCTGTTGAAGGAATCGGTGCTGGATTCGCCGGACAAGGTCCGCGGCGCCTATTACTTCCCGCAATGGCCCGCCGTGCACAAGGCGTTCAACGACACCGTCACCAAAGCCGTCACCGGCAAGCGCGAGGATATCGCGAAGGTGCTGGCCGAGGGTGCGCCGCTGGTCAGCAAGGCCGCGCAGTAG
- a CDS encoding carbohydrate ABC transporter permease, which produces MAMVRRSEFLPWLPPIGRKTLFALALAFICFAFAFPVLWLILTSLRPESGVYYVHRGTEFTLGSFAEVLSDDRIVGAFLNSALISTLATVFSLLVTVSSGYMLSRFTGPASRIWFGTIYVFRCVPYISWVLPLYFVTQSWGIYDTYTGLLLPHVAVHICFFSWLMKGFFDGIDPSMEYAAMIDGCTRWGAFIRVAVPSALPAISALAVLCWLFTWNEFLFALILTGNRVPMITVVMAQFVTEMGLRWNLMAATAVMALVPAFLIALFGQKYVIRGLRI; this is translated from the coding sequence ATGGCCATGGTACGCCGCTCCGAATTCCTGCCGTGGCTGCCGCCGATCGGCCGCAAGACGCTGTTCGCGCTGGCACTGGCTTTCATTTGCTTCGCGTTCGCGTTTCCGGTGCTGTGGCTGATCCTGACTTCGCTTCGGCCGGAATCCGGCGTCTATTACGTCCATCGCGGCACTGAATTTACGCTCGGCAGCTTCGCCGAGGTGCTGAGCGACGACCGGATCGTCGGAGCCTTCCTCAACAGCGCGCTGATCTCGACGCTGGCGACCGTGTTCTCGCTGCTGGTGACGGTCTCGAGCGGCTACATGCTGTCGCGCTTCACCGGGCCGGCCTCGCGGATCTGGTTCGGAACGATCTATGTGTTCCGCTGCGTGCCCTATATCTCCTGGGTGCTGCCGCTGTACTTCGTGACGCAAAGCTGGGGCATCTACGACACCTATACCGGACTGCTGCTGCCGCATGTCGCGGTGCATATCTGCTTCTTCTCGTGGCTGATGAAGGGCTTTTTCGACGGCATCGACCCATCGATGGAATACGCCGCGATGATCGATGGCTGCACGCGATGGGGAGCCTTCATCCGCGTCGCGGTGCCGTCGGCGCTGCCGGCGATCTCGGCGCTTGCCGTGCTGTGCTGGCTGTTCACCTGGAACGAATTCCTGTTCGCGCTGATCCTGACCGGCAATCGCGTGCCGATGATTACGGTCGTGATGGCGCAGTTCGTCACCGAGATGGGATTGCGCTGGAATCTGATGGCGGCGACCGCGGTGATGGCGCTGGTGCCGGCGTTCCTGATCGCGCTGTTCGGGCAGAAATACGTCATCCGGGGTTTGAGAATCTAG
- a CDS encoding histidine phosphatase family protein encodes MRRMRFVIFTVLLGFCSTVEVAGADDAADAWKALRAGGHVALMRHADAPGGFGDPPGFRIDDCATQRNLSEKGRADAEKIGAQLKREGIAFEKILSSPWCRCIDTAKLLKLGTVDTEATFGNVVVLHDQRETLAAGARALIAKWTAHGNLLVVTHGANIQALTGVSPASGEIVVVKSGSGRAEPVGRLLLD; translated from the coding sequence ATGCGCCGCATGCGCTTCGTCATCTTCACCGTCCTTCTCGGCTTCTGCAGCACGGTGGAGGTCGCCGGCGCCGACGACGCGGCCGATGCCTGGAAGGCATTGCGGGCAGGCGGTCACGTCGCCCTGATGCGCCATGCCGATGCGCCGGGCGGCTTCGGCGATCCGCCGGGATTCCGCATCGATGATTGCGCCACGCAGCGCAACCTCAGCGAAAAGGGACGGGCGGATGCGGAAAAAATCGGCGCGCAGCTCAAGCGGGAAGGGATTGCGTTCGAAAAAATCCTGAGTTCGCCGTGGTGCCGATGCATCGACACCGCCAAGCTGCTGAAGCTGGGGACGGTCGACACCGAGGCGACATTCGGCAATGTCGTGGTGCTGCACGATCAAAGAGAGACTCTTGCCGCGGGCGCTCGTGCGCTCATCGCCAAATGGACGGCGCACGGAAACCTTCTCGTCGTGACGCACGGCGCGAATATTCAGGCGCTGACAGGCGTCTCGCCGGCCAGCGGCGAGATCGTCGTCGTCAAAAGCGGAAGCGGTCGCGCCGAACCTGTCGGCCGCCTGCTTCTCGATTGA
- a CDS encoding DUF6163 family protein, with translation MSDTSARDQGRDKSRDNAMSMAAMSSERIEPDENVWTRRLVLFLRIMAVISILKGLYHWAQVTGFIGGEEEAFENQSLAWQTATVYFAVIELVAAVGLWLATPWGAVVWLTTVVSMAVIELMFPGIYGGSLTVVGLEAVMLAAYLALAWMAARERPP, from the coding sequence ATGTCTGATACTTCGGCGCGCGATCAGGGGCGGGACAAGTCCAGGGACAACGCGATGTCGATGGCAGCGATGTCGTCGGAGCGGATCGAGCCCGACGAGAATGTCTGGACGCGGCGGCTGGTGCTGTTCCTGCGCATCATGGCTGTTATCTCGATCCTGAAGGGCCTGTACCACTGGGCGCAGGTCACGGGATTCATCGGCGGCGAGGAAGAGGCGTTCGAGAACCAGTCGCTGGCCTGGCAGACCGCGACGGTCTATTTCGCCGTGATCGAACTCGTCGCCGCCGTCGGGCTGTGGCTTGCGACGCCCTGGGGCGCGGTGGTGTGGCTCACCACCGTGGTGTCGATGGCGGTGATCGAACTGATGTTTCCGGGCATCTATGGCGGCAGCCTGACGGTGGTGGGGCTTGAGGCCGTCATGCTGGCGGCGTATCTGGCGCTCGCCTGGATGGCCGCGCGCGAACGCCCGCCGTAG
- a CDS encoding glutathione S-transferase, which produces MLTLHHLNDSRSQRILWLLEELGTPYEMKRYQRNAETRLAPPELKKVHPLGKSPVITDGDTTIAESGAIVDYIIRRYGQGKDKPAMMPAPGSADYEAYSEWLHYSEGSAMLPLMLNLYVGRLKEAGAPLHPRIDSELANHLGYVDGALKGREFFVGASLTGADIQMSFVGEMAKVFGKLDAYPNLAAWLGRMHARPAFQRSIEKGGPYRFA; this is translated from the coding sequence ATGCTCACGCTTCATCACCTCAACGACTCCCGCTCGCAGCGAATTCTGTGGCTGCTGGAGGAACTGGGCACGCCCTATGAGATGAAGCGCTACCAGCGCAACGCCGAGACCCGGCTCGCGCCGCCGGAGTTGAAAAAGGTTCATCCGCTCGGCAAGTCGCCCGTCATCACCGACGGCGATACGACGATCGCGGAGTCCGGCGCCATCGTCGATTACATCATCCGCCGCTATGGCCAAGGAAAAGATAAACCCGCGATGATGCCGGCGCCGGGAAGCGCGGACTATGAGGCCTACAGCGAGTGGCTGCATTATTCCGAAGGCTCGGCGATGCTGCCGCTGATGCTGAACCTCTATGTCGGCCGGCTGAAAGAGGCGGGCGCGCCGCTGCATCCGCGCATCGACAGCGAGCTTGCCAACCATCTCGGCTATGTCGACGGCGCGCTGAAGGGGCGGGAGTTCTTTGTCGGGGCGTCGCTGACCGGCGCCGACATCCAGATGAGCTTTGTCGGCGAGATGGCAAAAGTGTTCGGGAAGCTGGATGCATACCCGAACCTCGCGGCCTGGCTGGGACGGATGCACGCCCGCCCGGCGTTCCAGCGGAGCATCGAAAAGGGTGGACCGTACCGGTTTGCGTGA